One Gossypium raimondii isolate GPD5lz chromosome 3, ASM2569854v1, whole genome shotgun sequence genomic window carries:
- the LOC105794436 gene encoding protein WVD2-like 7: protein MAGEFQEPFNISFLTESLHSGSISFGRFENEPLAWERRSSFSHNKYLEEVEKFSKPGLVIEKKAYFEAHFRKKALLLQGSSEGQTGGEDQTCENDAAENEGYREYQVVENHAAENKHYEEGSDSLSKDSHCNHFGENGLDDADCREDFCCGNGNEGNQSGDANEGSLCAHFDNGLEDSKYHTEGALIECGLEYPGGLSTYETHVLVPGDVKPEESPESEIGCDTPLISNDKPDKKIEENHDDNAVSIDESFKSRNPSPCSGTTGEVDPAKLEIRQNHSPKLKPAIVKATKPRLKSPSPDHSRKNISSDPSKAAARVLERKEKEINRRTKAENLPSRTATPTRRLMHRSPNKEDSERDNAKLNTEHKSVKGAMAKKVIEARPSLSKKIEPVAHQTPNRLKQTISSSKADVKSSAGAFQFKSGERAERRKEFSMKVEEKMHSKEVQMNQIQARKQEKTEAEIKQLRKSLNFKAKPMPSFYHVATAPGSNGNKAASSTIKPAKVLPKAASPGVGATVRSPPLSKQANKEVFSTGELNFCRVESSSKSGIISSTPPTGSPGSSASLTQNIVLLKKERGKEGSNLPKHGTSEKGKVIKDRKNGGMPKVGAERMKKNNMKSAGIVANASGSSIGRLTVVAS from the exons ATGGCGGGAGAGTTTCAAGAGCCTTTCAACATTAGTTTTCTG ACAGAATCTTTGCATTCTGGTTCTATATCATTTGGCAGATTTGAAAATGAGCCCTTAGCTTGGGAAAGGAGATCCTCTTTCTCACACAATAAATATCTTGAAGAGGTTGAGAAATTCTCGAAACCAGGTTTAGTTATAGAGAAGAAAGCTTACTTTGAAGCTCACTTCAGGAAGAAGGCACTTCTTCTCCAAGGTTCATCCGAGGGCCAAACTGGAGGTGAAGATCAAACCTGTGAGAATGATGCCGCGGAGAACGAGGGTTACAGAGAATACCAAGTGGTTGAAAATCATGCTGCTGAGAACAAGCATTATGAAGAAGGATCTGATAGTTTAAGTAAAGATAGCCATTGCAATCATTTTGGTGAGAATGGCTTGGATGATGCAGATTGTAGGGAAGATTTTTGTtgtggaaatggaaatgaagggAACCAGTCTGGTGATGCAAATGAAGGTAGCCTTTGTGCTCACTTTGATAATGGTCTTGAAGATTCAAAATATCATACTGAGGGTGCATTGATTGAATGTGGACTGGAATATCCTGGAGGTTTATCTACTTATGAAACTCATGTTTTGGTCCCTGGAGATGTTAAACCTGAGGAGTCTCCTGAAAGTGAAATTGGATGCGATACACCACTTATTAGCAACGATAAGCCAGATAAAAAGATAGAGGAAAACCATGATGACAATGCAGTTAGTATTGATGAATCATTTAAGTCCAGGAATCCATCTCCCTGTAGTGGAACCACTGGAGAAGTTGATCCTGCTAAGTTAGAGATTCGGCAAAATCATTCTCCTAAG tTGAAGCCTGCTATTGTAAAAGCTACTAAACCGAGGTTGAAGTCTCCAAGTCCTGATCATTCCCGGAAAAATATTTCTTCTGATCCTTCAAAAGCAGCTGCAAGGGTTctagaaagaaaggaaaaagagatCAATAGGAGAACAAAAGCAGAAAATTTACCATCGCGAACTGCCACTCCAACTAGACGTCTAATGCACAGATCTCCAAACAAAGAG GATTCTGAAAGAGATAATGCAAAATTAAACACTGAGCATAAAAG CGTAAAAGGAGCAATGGCGAAGAAAGTAATTGAAGCTCGACCTTCTTTATCTAAGAAGATTGAACCTGTTGCTCACCAGACACCAAATAG GCTGAAGCAGACTATCAGTTCATCTAAGGCAGATGTAAAGTCAAGTGCTGGAGCATTTCAATTCAAAAGTGGTGAACGAGCTGAAAGGAGAAAAGAG TTCTCCATGAAAGTAGAAGAGAAAATGCATTCCAAAGAGGTTCAGATGAATCAGATTCAAGCAAGAAAGCAA GAGAAGACAGAGGCAGAAATTAAGCAATTGCGGAAAAGCCTTAATTTCAAAGCAAAACCCATGCCTTCTTTCTATCATGTTGCTACAGCACCAGGGTCCAATGGAAACAAG GCTGCATCATCTACCATAAAACCAGCTAAAGTACTACCAAAAGCAGCAAGTCCAGGAGTAGGAGCTACCGTAAGATCACCACCACTCTCCAAGCAAGCAAATAAAGAGGTCTTTTCTACTGGTGAGTTGAATTTTTGTAGAGTTGAGTCATCATCTAAGTCTGGCATCATATCCTCCACTCCACCAACTGGTAGTCCCGGCTCCTCTGCATCTCTAACACAAAACATCGTCCTTTTGAAGAAAGAGAGAGGGAAAGAGGGCAGTAATTTGCCAAAACATGGAACATCAGAGAAGGGTAAGGTCATAAAAGATCGTAAGAATGGTGGGATGCCAAAAGTAGGAGCTGAGAGAATGAAGAAGAATAACATGAAAAGTGCTGGAATTGTTGCTAATGCCAGTGGTTCTAGTATAGGTCGTTTGACAGTAGTGGCTTCCTGA
- the LOC105794437 gene encoding uncharacterized protein LOC105794437: MAKTLLNKPLITFFFFFFFSFFIQTKQDNPCPYPCFPPPTGTGGGGGGGTVTQTPPASYSPPSQTGAYPPPTGNLPYYYPPPPYGGGNSLYGQPPPDPILPYFPYYYRKPPHQTDDQSAAATVGPGRSLLITTATTNLVVFIILGISSLGNF, from the coding sequence tttttcttcttcagctTCTTTATTCAAACCAAGCAAGATAACCCATGTCCGTATCCATGTTTCCCACCACCAACAGGCACCGGCGGCGGAGGCGGCGGCGGCACAGTGACACAAACACCTCCAGCTAGTTACTCACCACCCTCCCAAACAGGAGCATACCCTCCACCTACAGGGAACTTACCATATTACTATCCACCACCACCTTATGGTGGAGGTAATTCTTTATATGGTCAGCCCCCTCCTGACCCTATCTTGCCTTATTTCCCATACTACTATAGAAAACCTCCACACCAAACAGATGATCAGTCAGCAGCAGCAACAGTTGGTCCTGGAAGGTCATTACTCATCACCACTGCTACCACAAAtcttgttgtatttattattctaGGTATTTCTAGTTTAGGGAATTTCTAG